A window of the Vigna angularis cultivar LongXiaoDou No.4 chromosome 3, ASM1680809v1, whole genome shotgun sequence genome harbors these coding sequences:
- the LOC108325246 gene encoding uncharacterized protein LOC108325246, with translation MGGRVSKSGRSSSEKYVMNLKEKVRVLQEEIKEMMYEREKDSRSYERDIMVFTFKEADWKQEGKRLREEVKQLRSLVEEKDEKIREIEVGLMEKNSQKEWELMGTKLLVEQMKEERARRDEAVEKWKQLYLEIKNELDELIQRTYDGDGLYWKAEENDIEMENLRKELQEKEETVKVLKFQLLAMEKEKNKKEREFDLLRQSLRIMNGKKSSIQTKESLLRSKLGK, from the exons ATGGGTGGAAGAGTGAGCAAAAGTGGGAGGAGTTCTTCTGAGAAATATGTGATGAATTTGAAGGAGAAAGTTAGGGTCTTGCAAGAGGAGATCAAGGAGATGATGTATGAGAGGGAGAAGGACAGTAGAAGCTATGAGAGAGACATAATGGTGTTCACTTTCAAGGAGGCAGATTGGAAGCAAGAGGGTAAGAGGCTGAGGGAAGAGGTGAAGCAGTTGAGGAGTTTGGTAGAAGAGAAGGATGAGAAGATAAGAGAGATTGAGGTTGGATTGATGGAGAAGAACAGTCAGAAAGAGTGGGAATTGATGGGAACTAAGCTCTTGGTTGAACAGATGAAGGAGGAGAGAGCAAGAAGAGATGAAGCTGTCGAGAAGTGGAAGCAACTATATCTTGAAATCAAGAATGAGCTTGATGAACTCATTCAAAGAACATACGATg GGGATGGTTTGTATTGGAAAGCAGAGGAAAATGACATAGAAATGGAAAATCTGAGAAAGGAATTGCAAGAAAAGGAGGAAACTGTGAAGGTCTTAAAATTCCAATTACTTGCAATGgagaaagagaagaacaaaAAGGAGAGGGAGTTTGACCTGTTAAGGCAAAGCCTGAGGATTATGAATGGCAAGAAGAGTTCAATTCAAACCAAAGAGAGTCTCTTGAGGAGCAAATtgggaaaatga